In the genome of Hippoglossus hippoglossus isolate fHipHip1 chromosome 4, fHipHip1.pri, whole genome shotgun sequence, one region contains:
- the LOC117760578 gene encoding protein sel-1 homolog 3: MNVLHAFMFGYVFTAAITMGECVLQAISSESGESLPGNFIGFKSAPDKVVDGSVVRVRYQCLRPCQLAVEVVVSTLRKTDLVVFRRKWISGRLGVYRIHQVQLRLPPSILYQNDFFNRNVLEVDNATVRAWLVHLKDGNEPRRHRDSMLSINKVLEITPLSERPAKPPTESLSWFARLMWQMTRDRTSPCPHESDIIEVLKFPLASTGEIFGMVRRFQPFMDDALERGRLHAVTQPSVTISVWIYLLRRCHKSLCGIIHHLDRRNEYDSVLMLLTDTGDIIIQARLTTGEQEAFKVFVTLPLRKWIRLDCSIQDSKVQLYITWDDETQIHVYDFPDSIYYDDTDGYFAIGGSKFLPGINGYFGPIKYYRFGTEEIQNQLHLKTLQELDKTHRECQGIKAFTKAFLKEVTESHILSTNSKAVCTPHFIRLWGQSGEKTCSQTWTWETPLKYSSLFHLLQTKEEQVRTGSLDMKGLRTTLFKEAVAAMFTADQTQITITSEHMSLLQASSCFGNHEASLLLASIHLSGLGHSVDQNQGHVYSLIGASGDGRLALMHAGYKHTQGIDGFPKDLDMAYSYYSNAGAQSYSDTVYMHEDKQYIPEHIYLSIKEDLNSLTHETSDDYQFLKFEAERGDAECQRHLGTMLYWGQNGVSKDVVRAAKWLHRSAMQMKNPLAMYDYSILLMKGQGVKKNHTLAFQLLKKAAAMGSTDALNGLGWYHGIILGDHESAVKYYEQAALNGSVDGMFNLGIYHLSGKNPRRPWRNETAAFQYFVNASRFGHVAASVEAAWYLSTGSLGGVSQDAERAVIMLKQVCERNGHLGFMIREALHAYLQGSRQEAFVKYVLAAETGLGLAQSNAAHLCEELDLSYDCQWRYHNFSILNHDSHPSALLKMGDYYYYSSGAPEDSLSLVGQALSMYSRAALAGSPQGMYNLGILAQQGHVLPQSVRGMFNVTHYDEDDIVVEKVLRRCVESEHEDAVTPCSLALLGLQMGKAWRRMTQNGAQLLLAYASLLSVCVLLVFIPLQSCLGQRASGRRTVELRARTSPVSQEGVNLNREQDGIMGGTYRVAGNLWLTVLNGEQWLRQTSDLAVTLSGVCLCAFWTTFLYRLL, encoded by the exons ATGAATGTGTTGCATGCCTTCATGTTTGGATATGTCTTCACTGCTGCTATTACAATG ggagagtgtgtgttacAAGCCATTTCATCGGAGAGCGGTGAGAGCCTGCCTGGCAATTTCATAGGGTTTAAGTCAGCCCCTGACAAAGTGGTAGATGGCTCAGTCGTCCGTGTGCGGTATCAATGCCTCAGGCCATGTCAGctggcagtggaggtggtggtctCCACATTAAGGAAGACAGATTTAGTGGTCTTCAGAAGGAAATGGATCAGCGGCCGACTCGGAGTCTACAGGATCCACCAGGTGCAGCTCAGGCTGCCTCCATCCATTTTGTATCAGAACGACTTTTTCAACAGGAATGTTTTGGAGGTTGATAATGCGACTGTTCGTGCTTGGCTAGTTCATCTGAAAGATGGCAACGAACCCAGGAGACACCGTGACTCAATGTTAAGTATTAATAAAGTGCTGGAGATAACGCCACTCTCAGAGCGTCCAGCTAAGCCTCCCACAGAGTCTTTGTCATGGTTTGCTCGGCTGATGTGGCAAATGACCAGAGACAGGACCAGTCCGTGTCCACATGAGTCAG ACATCATTGAGGTGCTGAAGTTCCCCCTGGCAAGTACTGGAGAGATCTTTGGAATGGTCCGCAGGTTCCAGCCTTTCATGGACGACGCCCTGGAGAGAGGCCGTCTTCATGCGGTGACACAGCCCAG CGTCACCATATCTGTGTGGATCTACCTACTGAGACGGTGTCACAAGAGCCTCTGTGGGATCATCCATCATCTCGATAGGAGAAATGAATACGACTCTGTTCTGATGCTGCTCACAGACACAG GGGACATCATAATTCAGGCCCGTTTGACAACAGGAGAACAAGAAGCTTTCAAAGTCTTTGTAACGTTGCCCCTGCGGAAATGGATTAGATTAGACTGCTCCATACAGGACTCAAAG GTGCAGCTGTATATAACGTGGGATGATGAAACCCAAATACATGTTTATGA TTTTCCTGACAGTATCTATTATGATGACACTGATGGATACTTTGCGATTGGAGGAAGCAAATTCCTGCCAGGCATCAACGGATATTTTGGGCCGATCAAATACTACCGTTTTGGAACTGAAGAG ATACAAAACCAACTTCACCTCAAGACATTGCAGGAGCTGGATAAGACTCATCGCGAGTGTCAGGGAATCAAAGCATTCACAAAAGCTTTTCTAAAAGAAGTAACAGAGAGTCACATCTTGTCAACAAACAGCAAAG ctgtCTGCACCCCTCACTTCATAAGACTCTGGGGTCAGTCTGGTGAAAAAACCTGCTCACAAACATGGACCTGGGAAACACCACTTAAATATAGCTCGCTTTTCCATCTCTTGCAAACAAAAGAGGAGCAAGTCAGAACAG GATCTTTGGACATGAAGGGCCTCAGGACGACTTTGTTTAAAGAGGCCGTCGCTGCAATGTTCACTGCGGATCAGACGCAGATCACAATCACATCTGAACACATGTCTTTGCTGCAAGCGTCCTCCTGCTTTGGAAATCACGAAGCGTCACTCTTGTTGGCCTCCATCCACCTCTCTGGCCTCGGACATTCAGTTGATCAAAACCAG ggtcATGTCTATAGTTTGATTGGTGCATCAGGTGATGGCCGCCTCGCCCTGATGCATGCagggtacaaacacacacaaggcatTGATGGCTTTCCGAAAGACTTGGACATGGCTTATAGCTATTACTCCAATGCTGGTGCACAGAGCTATTCTGACACGGTGTACATGCATGAAGATAAG CAATACATCCCTGAACACATCTATCTCAGCATCAAAGAGGATTTAAACAGCCTGACACATGAGACGAGTGACGACTATCAGTTTCTGAAATTCGAGGCAGAGAGGGGAGACGCAGAATGTCAG AGACACCTGGGAACAATGCTATACTGGGGACAGAACGGAGTCTCAAAAGACGTAGTGAGAGCAGCGAAGTGGTTGCACAGAAGTGCTATGCAAATGAAGAATCCCTTGGCGATGTACGACTACTCCATCCTACTGATGAAG GGCCAGGGagtgaaaaaaaaccacacCCTAGCTTTTCAGCTGCTGAAGAAAGCTGCAGCGATG GGCTCAACTGACGCCTTGAATGGTTTGGGCTGGTACCATGGGATCATACTGGGCGACCACGAAAGCGCAGTGAAATACTATGAGCAAGCTGCGCTAAATGGGAGTGTTGATGGAATGTTCAACCTGGGAATTTATCATCTCAGTGGGAAAAACCCACGCAGGCCATGGAGGAATGAG ACAGCTGCTTTCCAGTACTTTGTGAACGCGTCTCGCTTTGGTCATGTTGCTGCATCGGTGGAGGCAGCTTGGTATCTTTCGACAGGAAGCCTGGGAGGGGTGTCTCAGGATGCAGAGAGGGCTGTGAT AATGCTAAAACAGGTCTGTGAACGGAACGGACACCTTGGATTTATGATCAGAGAGGCTCTGCATGCCTACCTCCAGGGCTCCAG GCAGGAAGCATTTGTGAAGTACGTCTTGGCAGCTGAAACAGGTCTGGGTTTGGCCCAGAGCAACGCTGCACACCTGTGTGAG GAACTGGATCTCAGTTATGATTGTCAGTGGAGATATCATAACTTCTCTATATTAAACCATGATTCCCATCCGTCTG CTCTGCTGAAAATGGGAGACTACTATTACTATTCCTCCGGCGCCCCAGAAGACTCATTATCCTTGGTTGGTCAGGCCCTATCGATGTACAGCAGAGCAGCTCTCGCGGGCAGCCCTCAG GGAATGTACAACTTGGGGATTTTGGCACAACAAGGGCACGTTCTTCCCCAGAGCGTCCGCGGCATGTTCAACGTGACACATTATGATGAGGACGACATTGTGGTGGAGAAGGTGTTAAGaag ATGTGTGGAGAGTGAGCATGAAGACGCAGTAACACCCTGTTCTTTAGCTCTGCTCGGACTCCAGATGGGAAAAGCCTGGAGGAGAATGACTCAGAACGGTGCTCAGCTCCTCTTG GCATATGcatctcttctttctgtctgcGTCCTTCTTGTCTTCATACCACTTCAGAGCTGTCTCG GACAAAGGGCTTCCGGTCGGCGTACAGTGGAACTGAGGGCGAGGACTTCACCAGTCAGCCAAGAAGGTGTCAACTTGAATAGGGAGCAAGATGGCATCATGGGAGGAACCTATAGAGTGGCAGGGAATCTATGGCTTACTGTGCTGAATGGCGAGCAGTGGCTCCGACAGACCAGCGATTTGGCCGTGACACTGtcgggtgtgtgtctgtgtgctttctGGACCACATTCCTCTATCGTCTCCT
- the LOC117760529 gene encoding proteasome subunit beta type-11-like: MALQDICDFQDSFLDRGTAQCSSLPFGKKTGFNYMRGLPFSNSTSLFNFYIPVAEYLDKSPIQFGQISTIQSSSTPLSQDCILPSLSLPVNHLLSAAQPVPLPFPISHGTTTLAFIFQGGVLAAADTRSSCAGYVEGPASQKILPIHSHMVSTTSGTSADCALWKRILSRELRLYQLRHGRRLSTSGAAKLLSHMLHPFKGTELCVAAIMCGWDGGEVHGHHDDTGGTKTDPGGCTETTKKIEKSVDPSLIKTQSSFSSVGGQQHLAKKKMNGSGPRMFYVCSDGTRLQGNLFSVGSGSPYAYSVLDQGVKWELTLDEATLIAREAVYRATHRDAYSGNHVDIYHISSKGWSRRSREDLKEEYYREKERRERGLRQIVTLSEENMKQTKMA, encoded by the coding sequence ATGGCTTTACAGGATATATGTGATTTCCAGGACAGCTTTCTGGATAGAGGAACCGCTCAATGTTCttcgctgccttttggaaagAAGACTGGATTCAACTATATGAGAGGTTTGCCCTTCAGCAATAGCACAAGTCTGTTTAATTTTTACATACCAGTTGCAGAGTACCTAGATAAAAGTCCAATACAGTTTGGGCAAATCAGCACCATCCAGAGCTCCAGCACTCCCTTATCTCAGGACTGCATCCTGCCATCCCTCTCCCTGCCAGTAAATCATCTTCTTTCGGCCGCTCAGCCTGTTCCTTTGCCTTTTCCTATTTCTCATGGAACCACCACCCTAGCTTTCATTTTTCAGGGCGGCGTGTTGGCTGCAGCAGACACTCGCTCCAGTTGCGCTGGGTACGTGGAGGGCCCAGCCTCCCAGAAGATCCTGCCCATTCACAGCCACATGGTGAGCACCACCTCGGGAACTTCGGCCGACTGCGCCCTTTGGAAACGGATTCTGTCTCGAGAACTGCGGCTTTACCAACTCCGCCACGGCCGACGGTTGTCCACGAGCGGAGCTGCCAAACTGCTGTCACACATGCTTCACCCATTTAAGGGAACTGAGCTGTGTGTTGCTGCCATTATGTGTGGGTGGGATGGAGGAGAGGTACATGGACACCATGATGACACTGGAGGCACAAAGACTGATCCTGGTGGttgcacagaaacaacaaagaaaatagaaaaatcgGTAGACCCCAGTCTTATAAAGACTCAGAGCTCTTTTTCATCTGTTGGTGGTCAACAGCACTTagctaaaaagaaaatgaatggctCTGGACCCCGTATGTTTTATGTGTGCAGTGACGGCACTCGCCTGCAGGGAAATCTCTTCTCTGTGGGCTCGGGATCCCCTTACGCCTACTCAGTTCTGGACCAAGGAGTTAAATGGGAATTGACACTGGATGAGGCCACGTTAATCGCCAGAGAGGCTGTGTACAGAGCCACACACAGGGATGCATACTCAGGAAACCATGTAGATATCTATCACATCTCCTCAAAAGGATGGAGTCGCAGGAGCAGAGAGGATTTGAAAGAGGAATAttacagagaaaaggaaagacgAGAGCGAGGGCTGAGACAGATCGTGACTTTGTctgaggaaaacatgaaacaaacaaaaatggcaTGA